The stretch of DNA GTGGGGCCGTAGCTCAGTTGGGAGAGCGCTTGAATGGCATTCAAGAGGTCGTGGGTTCGACTCCCATCGGCTCCACCACCGCGGCGCAGCTTCCTAGCCTTCCGGGCGGGCGTTGTCGAGCATGGCGAGGAAGGCCTGCCGCTGCTCCCGCATCGTCGCTCCCGGGCCGACGGCGCGCAGGTACCAGGGGCCGCCCGGGGCCTCGATGATCGCCCCGTAGAGCGCTGAGTCGGGCAGGTCGGTCGTGGGGAAGCTGCCAATCGTGCTTGCCTTGACCGTTCCCTCCAGTTCGATCCAGGTGCGGCGCACTCCGTCGCTCTCGCGGCTCTGCGTGATTGGCGCCGGCGCGCTGGGGTCAAGAACGACCTGGCTCTTCCAGCGTTCGATGTTCGCGGCCGGGCCCCCGCCCCCGCCGGGCCCGAAGTAGTACGCGGAGATCTCGCCGGGGCCGCCCGAACCGGGGATCTCGGCCTCCAGCATGCGCATCTGCGACCTGGGCTCGAGACGGTTCCAGGCCGCCGGCAGCGCGATGACGAGACCGCTGGCGGTGATCGGCTCCCCGAGGTCCACCACGGCCTCCGTCTCCTGGGTGCCGGCGCCTCCTTCGGCCGGGGCGTCGGCCCCGCACGCCAGGAGCAGCAGGGTGAGGCCGAGAGCCGCTTCGCGGCGCCGCGGCAGGCCAGTCCGAGTGTTCATCGTCGCGCTCCCCGTGTGGTTTCTACTTGAAGCACCGAGGATATGCTGACTGGCGGAAGCGCTCGGGGGCTGGTGCCTCCTGCGGTCTTCAAAACCGTTGTCCGGGGCGTGATGCGTCACGGGGGTGGGTTCGATTCCCATGCGCTTCCGCCAAGGGCTCACCCGCCGGCGAGGGGCCGGGGGGCGGATTCCAGGGGCCGCTCGCGCTCGATCGGATGGTGGGGGTGTGGCGCTCGCTGCATTCCGCTCGCTCCGGTTGGGCGTCGTTGTGTGCAGTGGCGTCGGGCGTCGCTCGCTCCAAGCCCCCTGGTATCCGCCCCCCGGACCCTCGCCGGCTGGCGGGCGTTGGCGGTTGAGGGCCTCGACCCAGCCCCGCTTGTAGGGGATGGGATCCGCTGGCGCGAGGGATGGGGATCCGCTGGCCGCTACGGCGTGGCGGAGGTACTAGAGGTCTCGCTCTTCGAGGGGGTCGAGTCGCTGGACTTCTTGCCCGAGTCGGACGAGGAGTCGGAAGAGGCGGCCTTGCCGCTGTCGGCGTCGCCGTTCGACTTGCTGCCGTCGCCGTTGCCGTTGGCCTTGCGGGCGTAGTCGTTGACGTACCAGCCGCTGCCCTTGAACTGGAAGGCGGGGGCCGAGAGCAGCTTCTTCAGGCTGCTCCGGCCGCACTCGGGGCATTCCTCGAGGGGCGGGGCGGAGAACGCCTGGATCGCCTCCAGGGTGGCCTCGCATTCGGTGCACTGGTACTCGTAGAGAGGCATGGCCGGCGGCGGATTGTAGCAGTCGTTAGCAGTCTTTGCCGAGGACTGCCAGCTACGTCCACTCGAGCGTCGGCAGGACCTCGCAGGGCGCGCCCGCAGTTGCCGGGGCGCTGTGTTTCGGCACCCGGACGAGGCCGGCGCCGGCTCCGTAGGCGACCAGATCGTGGGAACCGAGCGGCGGCCTCGGTTCGACCAGCACCTCGGCGGCCTCCACGTGGAACCGGCAGGGGAGAAAACGGTCGCGCCACTTGGCCCCGGGCAGGTCGGCGGTGAGCCGGGCGGCGAGCGCGCCCCGCCAGTAGCTGTCTTCCGCGCCGGTCATGACCCGCAGCAGGGGCCGCACGAACAGCCAGTAGGTCACCATGGCCGAGGCCGGGTTTCCGGGCAGCCCGAACACCCATCCCCGGTCGTGGCGAGCCGCGACCAGGGGCTTCCCGGGCTGGATCGCGACCGCGTCGAAGAGGAAGCGGCAGCCCAGACCGGCGTCGCCAAGGACCTGCTCGACGAAGTCGAACTCGCCCATCGAGACGCCGCCCGAGATCAGGAGGACGTCCGATGTCAGGCCGCGTTCCACCCTGGTCCGCAGTTCGGCCGGGTCGTCCCGCGCGATGCCCAGCGAGCGCGTCTCGATGCCGAGCTGCGAGAGGGCGCCACGGAGGAAGTCCCGGTGGGAGTCGCGGAGCTGCCCCGGACCAGGTTCCACTTCGGCCGGCACGACCTCGTCGCCGGTCGAGAGCGTCGCGACCGTCGGCCGGCGGTAGACGGGCGCCTCGTGGATGCCGTGGGTGGCCAGCACGCCCGCGCCCCCCGGGGTCAGGAGCTCTCCCTTCGCCAGCAGCGGCCCGCCGGCGGCGGTGACCTCGGCCTGGCGGCGGATGTGCCTGGACTCGGGCACCGGTTCCACGATGCGAACGGCGCCGCCGGCGCCCGTGGCGGAGGAGTCGTCGAACTCGGTCTGTTCGATCGGAATCACGCGGTCGGCGCCGGCCGGCGTCGGTGCTCCGGTCATGATGCGCAGCGCCGCGCCGCTTCGAAGCTCCGCTCCTGGCGGGTCACCCGCGGCGACGATGCCGTCGACCGGCAGGACGGTTCCCGGTTCGACATCCCCGCCGAGGGCGAAGCCGTCCATCGCCGAGACGTCGTGCGCGGGAACGTCCACGGTGGCGGTCAGGCCGCCGGCCAGCACGCGGCCGACGGCGTCGGCGCGGCTCACCCGTTCCACCTCCAGCGTCTCCGCTTCGGCCTCGATGGCGGCCCAGGCTTCCTCGGGCGAGAGCATGCGGGCGTCTGTCTATCACCCGATCTGCGTCAGCGCCGAGTACATCGGCAGGTACATCGAGATGACGATGATGCCGATCACGATGCCGAGGATGCTGATCAGGGCGGGCTCGAGGAGCTTCATCATGCTGTCCACGTCGTTGTCGACCTCCTCCTCATAGAAGTCCGCGATGCGGGTGAGCATGGGGCTCAGGGTGCCGGTCTGCTCCCCCACGTAGACGATCTGGCAGAGCATGGCCGGGAAGATCCCGGTGCGGCGGAGCGACCGGTTGATCGGACGGCCCTGCTCGACCTCCCGGCGGACCGTGCGCAGGGCGCCGGCGACGACGACGTTGCCGGCGGCGTCGGCGGCGATCGACAGCGCGCTCAGGATCGGTATGCCCGAGGAGAGCAGGATCGACAGCGTGCGGCAGGTGCGCCCGGCGACGATGCGGAGCATCAGCTTGCCGGCGACGGGCAGGCGCAGCAGCAGACGGTCGGCCGCCATGCGGCCACGCCTGGTTCCGAGGAGCCGCTTCGCGGCGAACGCGGCCGCTCCCGCGAGCCCGACTAGGACGAGCACGTAGGCGCCGATGAACTGGCTGATGCCGACCACGATCCGGGTGAGGACCGGCAGGTCGCCGCCCATGTCGTCGAACAGGTGCTGAAACACCGGGATCACCTTCCACAGGATCAGGAAGACGACCGCGGCGGCCACGGTGAGAATGGCGACCGGGTAGGTCAGGGCGGAGCGCACCTGGTTGCGCAGCTTCGCGACCTTCTCGACGTGGGTCGCCAGCCGATCCATCACCGTATGGAGTGCGCCGCTGGCCTCGCCCGATGCGACCAGGTTGACGTAGAGGTCGCCGAACACGTGCGGGCGGCGCTTCATCGCTTCCGCGAGGCCCGAGCCCGCCTCGACCTCGGCACGCATCTGGAGAAGGGCCTGCCGCAGGCCGGGGTGCTGGCCTTCGACGCTCAGGATCTCCAGGCTCTGCAGCAGGGGCAGGCCGGCGTCGAGCAGGACCGCGAACTGGCGGCTGAAGACGGCGAGGGTCTTCGGGCCGACGCGATGACCGGGGCGCCACCAGACGGGACCGCGGGTCGCCCCGGGTTCGTCGCCCCCGGCCTGCGGGTCCGGTTCGAGGAACTCGTCGTCGTCGAGCCAGCGGGGGAGCACGGTCAACCGCCCCCGCCGCGCCGGCGGATGGTCCGCCTATTCGGTCTGGGCTTCGCCTTCGGCCGCGGCGGCTTGCAGGTCGTCCGAACTCCGGAGGTTCTCCAGGAGAACGAGAAGATGGTTATTGATCCGCGCCGCCGAGTCCGCCCGGTCGACGGGCGGATGGTCGTAGACCAGGGTGACGAGCCGGTTCTGCGTTGGATGGACCATGAAGAACCGGATCCGCTGGAGCGTCGTGCCGTCCCCGGCCTGGAAGCGGCCGCGGCTGTAGCGCGCGGGTCCGAACGGTCCGTAGAAGAGCGCTCCGCCGACGCCCAGGAACTCGCCTCCGGGCAACGCCTCGAACAGGGGAGTCTGCTCCTCCCTGAGGACATCGAGCGCGGAAACGTCCGCCAGTTCGATGCCGAAGTCGCTGGTTTCGCCGAGTTCGAACCGGACGGTGCCCGCGGGCCCCGCCGGCGTCTCCGTCGTCTCGATGAGCTCGCAGACGAGCTCGAACGGCCCGTCGCTCGCCTCGGCCTGCGCACAGCCTTGCGGCAGATCGACGAGGCCGATCCCCAGTTCCTCGAGGACGATCGGGCCGGTTGCCTCCGGTTCCGGCTCGCCTCCGCAGCCGATGTGTGCGATCGAGACACCTGTACAGACCAGGACGAAAACCGCGGCGCGGAACGCGTTCCGGAGCCGTTCGGGGGTCCCTGCGGCGGTGCTTCGACTGTGCCTGAGCATTGGAGGGACAGTACCATGCAGGCAACCGCCGACCTTGCGGAGGAAGCCGCCGTGGACAAGCCGATCGCCCGTGTTCTCAACCTGATCGACGACAGCGAACAGCGCCTCTGGAGCCTGACGCCGGACGAGGCCCGGCAGCGGTTGCTGCGCGGGCCCGAGGCGGTTCTGGGCATCGACGGATCGTTCGCGCTCGCGGCCCGCCGGGGGATCGACGTCGTGATGGCCCGCAGTCTGGACCGGCCGATGCGGTACTTCCTGGCGAAGGAGTCGTCGGGACCGATGCTGGTCATCGCAGGGCGGATCGACGAGATCAGGGATTGCCTTGAGGCCGAGGGCTACATCGACCAGTTCCATCCGACCTACACGCGGATGGTGCCGGCTCACCACGCGACGACCCTGCGCCTGGTCGGCTGTCCGGACCCGACCCCGACCCACGACCGGTTCTTCGATCCGCCGCGGGGCACGCTGCCACCCGATCTCGACGTGATCGGAGAGCGCTACGTCGAGGCGCTGATGTACGAGCTTCGCGGCTGGCTGGCCGCGCTGCCGGCGGAGCGGGGGCGGGATCCGATCGGGGTCTGCTTCTCGGGCGGCATCGACAGCGGCGCCGTGCTGGTGGGGCTCTGCAGGGCTTTGCTCGAGTCGGGCGAGAGCGCCGCGAGGCTGAAGGCGTTCACCCTCCGCGTGGGCGACGGCGCGGGGGACGCCGGGCAGGCGCGCGAGTTCCTGCGGCGCACGGGTCTCGAGATGCTGGGCGAGGAGGTCGAGGCCGAACCGTCGGCGGTCGATCCGCTGGCCGCCGTCGAGGTGATCGAGGACTACAAGCCGCTCGACGTCGAGTGCGCCGCGGTCGGCCTGGCGCTGCTGCGGGCCATTCGGGCGCGCTACCCCGACTGGCGGCTGCTGGTCGACGGCGACGGCGGCGACGAGAACCTGAAGGACTACCCGCTGGAGGAGAACGACGAACTGACGATCACCAGCGTGGTCGGCAACCCGATGCTCTACCAGGAGGGTTGGGGCGTCGACGCGATCAAGCACTCCCAGACCTACTCGGGAGGTCTGGGCCGGGCGATCGTCCGCACCCACGCGCCGGCGCGGCTGCTTGGCTTCGAGGGGTTCAGTCCGTTCACCCGGCCGGCGGTGATCGCGGTGGCGGAGGCGATCCCCTTCGACGAGCTGACCAGGGGTTCGCACCAGGCCCTGTACGACCTGAAGGGCGAAGTCGTGCGGAGGGGGATGAAGCGGGTTCTCGGCGTCGACTTCCCGGTCTTCCCCAAGCGCCGCTTCCAGGAGGGCGCGGCGTCGGCGGACGTGTTCACCGCCGCCTTCGACCGCCCGCCCGAGCAGTACCGCCGGCACTTCCAGTCGCTTTACGGGTAGCGGCGATAGCGGCGATGAGGGCGGGGTCCGGGCAGGCGCCACCGGCCTTCGATCCGGCCGCCGTGCGGGCCCTTCGACCCCCGCGCCCGGTGCACGATCCCTGGCGGTCCCAGGGTGTGACGGTCGAGCTGGAGCGGGGCCGCGATGGTGAGCTCCGGCCCTGGGCGACCGTGTTCCTGACCGGGGCCGAGTGTCCGTTCACCTGCGTCTTCTGCGACCTGTGGCGGTACACCACGCCCCGACCGACGCCGGAGGGCGCGCTGCCGGCGCAGTTGCGGGCGGCCCTGGAGGATCTGCCCGGCCTGCTCGACGAGGCGGGTCTCGAACGCTGCGACCGGCTCAAGCTGTACAACGCGAGCAACTTCTTCGAGCCGCGCGCGGTGCCGGAGGCCGACCTGGAACCGATCGCGCGGCTTGCCGACGCGTTCGAGCGGGTGGTCGTCGAGTGCCACCCGCGCCTCGTGGATGGCCGGGTGCGACGCTTCGGCGACCGGCTCCGGGGCCGTCTGGAAGTGGCGATGGGCCTGGAGACGGCGCATCCCGAGGCCCTGCCGCGGCTGGGCAAGCAGTTGACCGTGGAGCAGTTCGACCGGGCCGCGGCGCGGCTCCAGGCGGACGGCATCGGCCTGCGGGTGTTCGTGCTGGTCGGCGTGCCCTTCGTGCCGGCGGAGGAGCAGGCTCACTGGGCGGCGGCGAGCGTACGGCACGCGGTGAAGGTCGGTGCCCGCTCGGTGGCGCTGATCCCGGTACGGAGCGGCAACGGTGAACTGGAACGGCTGCAGCGGCTGGGCTGGTTCGAGCCGCCGGATCTGGCGCTGGTGGAGGAGTCGCTGGCGCGGGGGATGGAAGCGGCCGGCAGTCGTGCAGCGGTGCAGGTGGACCCCTGGGATCTCGGGCGCGTGGAGTCGGCGTGCGGCGCCTGCCGGGCGGCGCGGCTGGCGGCGATCCGGGAGATGAACCGGATGGGTGTGGCACTACGAACCGGGTGCGATGAGTGCTGCGGCTGAGCGGCGGGGAGGGGGTCGTATAGCGGCCACGACCGTGGCCCGGGCCAGAAGGCCCGGGTTACTCGGGGATACCGTCGAGCGGCGCGAGGTAGTTATTGCGGGTGGGGGTTTTGGGGGTTCTGTGCTGGGGCGGGCGCTTCACGCGCAGGGCCGGGACGTGCTGTTGCTGGAGCGCGGCCGCCACCCGCGGTTCGCGCTGGGCGAGTCCTCCACTCCGCTCGCCAATCTGGCCCTGGAGCGGCTGGCGGTGCGCTACGGCTTCGACGATCTCTGGGCGCTGGCCGCCCACGGGCGCTGGCGCCGCCGGTTGCCCGAAGTGGGCGGTGGGCTGAAGCGGGGATTCTGCTTCTACTCCCACCGTCCGGGCCGGGCCTTCGTGCCGGACACGGCCGGCAGCGGCCGCCTGGTCGTTGCCGCTTCGCCGGACGAGGAGGTGGCGGACAACCAGTGGCTCCGCGCGGACGTGGACCGCTTCGTGTTCGAGCGGGCGCGGTCCGAGGGCGTGGACTGCCGCGAGGAGACCGCGGTCGAGGTGCTGTCCATTCCGGATGAGCCGGAGGCCGGCCCGGTCCGGATCCGGGCGGGCGACCGTCTGGTCGAGGCCGGGCTCCTGGTCGACGCGACGGGCGGATCGCCTCTTGCCGGGCGTCTGGGCGCGCGGTCGCTGCGGCCGCGGCTGCAGACGACGCTGGTGTACTCGCACTTCGACGGCGTCGCTTCCTTCGACCGCGGCGACGACTGGCCGGATTCGCCCTTTCCCGAGCGCTGGAGCGCTGCCCACCACCTGCTGGAGGAGGGGTGGATGTACCAGCTCGCCTTCGACGACGCCTCGGTGAGCGCGGGCGTCCTGCTTCCGGAAGACCGTCCGGCGGCCGCCGCGGCGATCGAAGAACTCGGTGGCGGCGGTGCGGATGCGTCCGGGGCCGAAGCGGTCTTCGCCGGCCTGCTCGCTCGCTATCCCTCGCTGGCGTCCCAGTTCGCCGGCCACCGGCCTCTGCGGGACCTGGCGGCGCGGTCGGGCGTCGCCTACCGCCGTGACCGGGCCGCGGGCCCGGGATGGCTGCTGCTGCCTCACAGCTACGCCTTCGCCGACCCCATGTTCTCGACCGGCATCGCCTGGAGCCTGCTCGCCGTGGAACGGATCGCCGATCTCTGCCGCCGCGGGCTGCCGGCGCCGGCGGAGGTCGAAAGGTACGGCCGGCTCCTGGCCGTCGAGGCGGACCACATCGACCGGCTGCTCGTCGCCGCCTACCGGCTGATGAACGACTTTGAGGGCTTCACCGCCGCGGCAATGGCCTACTTCGCGGCCGCGAGCTTCGACGAGCTGCGGCAGCGGTTGCTCGACCCTCCGGAGGGGGGCTGGTGCTGGCTGGGTTTCCTCGGCGCGGACGAAGAGGTCCGCCGCCGGCTGTTCGAGGAGCTCGACGAGCGCTCGGCCGACCCGGTGACGGCGGGTGGGCTGGCCGGGCGGATCGGCCCGGCGATCGAGTCACGGAACCTGATCGGCCTGGACGATCCGAGTCGGCGGAACGTCTATCCGGTGGATTTGACCGACATGGCGCGCCGGCAGGACCGGATCGCGGCCCGCCTTGGAGTGGAACTGGAAGAGGTGCGGCGCCGCTGGCCACGGCTGCGGAGTCCGGAGCGGATGCCGGGCTAGGAGGCTGCGGTCGCCGGCCGCTGGCCGGCGGCAGTGTTCCCGGGGCTGCGCCGCTTCGCGGCTCCGCCCCTGAAGCGGACCAGAAGGTCCGCGCACCCAGAGCACGGCCTTGCCCGGCGGGAGAGTCTCTACTGCAAGCTCATTGCTCGCAGTGACGTCATGACATCTGCATGTAGAGAACCCCGCCGCTCCGGGGTGGCTCTCTGGGTGCGCGGACCTTCCGGTCCGCTTGCCGCCGAAGGCGGCCACAAACCCGCCGCCGCGAAGCGGCGACCGCAACCGCAGCGGCGCCACGTCATCCGCATGTAGAGAAGCCCGCCACGCCGGGGTTCAAGGCGGCCCGAGCAGTTCGTTCACCGAGCTCTCGAAGCCGGTCTGCGGACGGTCCCTCCGGAGGCGGCGGACGGCCAGGCCTTCGATGATCCGGCGGGGCTGGATCGAGCGCTGCCGCAGGCGGTGGGCATCGAGGAGGTCGGCGGCCAGGGCCAGGGCGGCGGCGCGGTCGGCCCGACGTTCCAGGCCGGACGCCGCAGCGGCCACGGCGCCGGCGATCCGCGTCCAACCCTGCCGGGCGCGGATGTCCTCGAAGCCGCCGCCTTCGAGAAGACGTGTGGCCAGGGCAGAGACCCACAGGGCGAACGACTCGTCGCCGGGGCGCCGGCGCCACAGGTCGAGCAGGTCGGAGGCCAGTTCGTCGTCGTCGCCGGCGTCGCCGGCGCCGAGGTAGACGGTCCACGACCGGCTGCGAAGCGTCGGCAGCAGCTCGCTGGCGGACGAGGCCAGGAGCAGGAAGTTCCTGGGCGACCTGTCGGCCGGCTCCTCGAGGGTCTTGAGCAGGACGTTCGCCCCGGCCGGATGGAGCACCTCCGCTTCGACGATGACGAACACCTGGCCACGGGCTTCGAACGGCGACACCTGGGCCGTCTGCAGGAGGGCTCTGACCTTCTCCACGGGGATGACCGTCTCCCTCTTCTTCGGATCGCGGCGGGCGAACACGAAGTCGGGATGGAAGACACCGTCGTTCTCGATGTCGATTCGCCGGCAGTGCTTGCACCGGCCGCAGGGCCTCGTTTCCGGCTCGCCGGCGCACAGGAGCGCCCGCGCGATCTCGTTGGCCAGGGCGAGCCGGTCCGCCGGCTCGCCGCCGTGAAGGATGATCGAGGGGTACAGCCGGCCGGTGGCGGCGAGCGAGGGCAGTTGCTCCGCGGCTCGACTCATGCCCGGCGTACCTGATCGCTCTGCAGTTGCGGGAAGAGGTCCGCCAGCGCGTCCTCGACGGCTCGCGCAACCGTCTCGATGGGCGCCGCCGCGTCGATGACCCTGAAGCGATCCGGTTCGCCGGCGATTCGCTCCCGGTACGCGGTATGCACGCGCCGATAGAACGTCAGGTTCTCCCGGTC from Acidobacteriota bacterium encodes:
- a CDS encoding tryptophan 7-halogenase, coding for MARARRPGLLGDTVERREVVIAGGGFGGSVLGRALHAQGRDVLLLERGRHPRFALGESSTPLANLALERLAVRYGFDDLWALAAHGRWRRRLPEVGGGLKRGFCFYSHRPGRAFVPDTAGSGRLVVAASPDEEVADNQWLRADVDRFVFERARSEGVDCREETAVEVLSIPDEPEAGPVRIRAGDRLVEAGLLVDATGGSPLAGRLGARSLRPRLQTTLVYSHFDGVASFDRGDDWPDSPFPERWSAAHHLLEEGWMYQLAFDDASVSAGVLLPEDRPAAAAAIEELGGGGADASGAEAVFAGLLARYPSLASQFAGHRPLRDLAARSGVAYRRDRAAGPGWLLLPHSYAFADPMFSTGIAWSLLAVERIADLCRRGLPAPAEVERYGRLLAVEADHIDRLLVAAYRLMNDFEGFTAAAMAYFAAASFDELRQRLLDPPEGGWCWLGFLGADEEVRRRLFEELDERSADPVTAGGLAGRIGPAIESRNLIGLDDPSRRNVYPVDLTDMARRQDRIAARLGVELEEVRRRWPRLRSPERMPG
- a CDS encoding asparagine synthase-related protein, whose protein sequence is MQATADLAEEAAVDKPIARVLNLIDDSEQRLWSLTPDEARQRLLRGPEAVLGIDGSFALAARRGIDVVMARSLDRPMRYFLAKESSGPMLVIAGRIDEIRDCLEAEGYIDQFHPTYTRMVPAHHATTLRLVGCPDPTPTHDRFFDPPRGTLPPDLDVIGERYVEALMYELRGWLAALPAERGRDPIGVCFSGGIDSGAVLVGLCRALLESGESAARLKAFTLRVGDGAGDAGQAREFLRRTGLEMLGEEVEAEPSAVDPLAAVEVIEDYKPLDVECAAVGLALLRAIRARYPDWRLLVDGDGGDENLKDYPLEENDELTITSVVGNPMLYQEGWGVDAIKHSQTYSGGLGRAIVRTHAPARLLGFEGFSPFTRPAVIAVAEAIPFDELTRGSHQALYDLKGEVVRRGMKRVLGVDFPVFPKRRFQEGAASADVFTAAFDRPPEQYRRHFQSLYG
- a CDS encoding radical SAM protein; this translates as MRAGSGQAPPAFDPAAVRALRPPRPVHDPWRSQGVTVELERGRDGELRPWATVFLTGAECPFTCVFCDLWRYTTPRPTPEGALPAQLRAALEDLPGLLDEAGLERCDRLKLYNASNFFEPRAVPEADLEPIARLADAFERVVVECHPRLVDGRVRRFGDRLRGRLEVAMGLETAHPEALPRLGKQLTVEQFDRAAARLQADGIGLRVFVLVGVPFVPAEEQAHWAAASVRHAVKVGARSVALIPVRSGNGELERLQRLGWFEPPDLALVEESLARGMEAAGSRAAVQVDPWDLGRVESACGACRAARLAAIREMNRMGVALRTGCDECCG
- a CDS encoding type II secretion system F family protein translates to MLPRWLDDDEFLEPDPQAGGDEPGATRGPVWWRPGHRVGPKTLAVFSRQFAVLLDAGLPLLQSLEILSVEGQHPGLRQALLQMRAEVEAGSGLAEAMKRRPHVFGDLYVNLVASGEASGALHTVMDRLATHVEKVAKLRNQVRSALTYPVAILTVAAAVVFLILWKVIPVFQHLFDDMGGDLPVLTRIVVGISQFIGAYVLVLVGLAGAAAFAAKRLLGTRRGRMAADRLLLRLPVAGKLMLRIVAGRTCRTLSILLSSGIPILSALSIAADAAGNVVVAGALRTVRREVEQGRPINRSLRRTGIFPAMLCQIVYVGEQTGTLSPMLTRIADFYEEEVDNDVDSMMKLLEPALISILGIVIGIIVISMYLPMYSALTQIG
- a CDS encoding zinc ribbon domain-containing protein, which encodes MPLYEYQCTECEATLEAIQAFSAPPLEECPECGRSSLKKLLSAPAFQFKGSGWYVNDYARKANGNGDGSKSNGDADSGKAASSDSSSDSGKKSSDSTPSKSETSSTSATP
- a CDS encoding molybdopterin molybdotransferase MoeA, with the protein product MLSPEEAWAAIEAEAETLEVERVSRADAVGRVLAGGLTATVDVPAHDVSAMDGFALGGDVEPGTVLPVDGIVAAGDPPGAELRSGAALRIMTGAPTPAGADRVIPIEQTEFDDSSATGAGGAVRIVEPVPESRHIRRQAEVTAAGGPLLAKGELLTPGGAGVLATHGIHEAPVYRRPTVATLSTGDEVVPAEVEPGPGQLRDSHRDFLRGALSQLGIETRSLGIARDDPAELRTRVERGLTSDVLLISGGVSMGEFDFVEQVLGDAGLGCRFLFDAVAIQPGKPLVAARHDRGWVFGLPGNPASAMVTYWLFVRPLLRVMTGAEDSYWRGALAARLTADLPGAKWRDRFLPCRFHVEAAEVLVEPRPPLGSHDLVAYGAGAGLVRVPKHSAPATAGAPCEVLPTLEWT